The Syntrophotaleaceae bacterium genomic interval GACAAGCTGGAGCACCAGAGCAATCCCCACGACAATCTCGAACACCAGAAATACCACGGCCATCCGGAATACTACTGCCCGCGCTTCAGGGTGCTGATGAAGACGGAAACCGGACACACCATTCTGGCCGATGACCGTGACGGTGATGAACTGATGCGCCTGATCGACCGGGCCGGTCAGATCCTCACCATGGAAGCCAAGGTCAAACCGGAAATGCAGAGCGGCAACGCCCTCAGACGCGGCACCAAGGATGCCGAAAAAGGCGACCAGCTCGATATTGCTTCACAGATCGTCGGATCGAAAGCCCGGGTACAACTCACCGACCTCTGCCGCCAGCAGGTGCTGCTGGAGGCATGGCAGGACAAGGAAAAGATTCACATCCTCTCCTGCGACAAAGGCCGTTCCCGTTGGCAGAAGATTCTGATCGATACCACCAAAGGCCGGGAAAAGGTCCACATCTGGGGTCTCAACGGCACGCAGGAGATTCTGATCGACTCCACCAAGGGTGCTGAACAGATCCGCCTGACCGACAAAGCCGGACAGGTGGTCAGAATGAACGCGGCACCGGGAACGGAAAGCATCAGCGCAACCGACAAGGCGGGAAGCCTCATTTTCATGGATGGTGTCGTTGGCAACATCATCATCAAATCGACAAACCAAGTATTGATTAACACATAAGGAAAAGTTGCATGAGTGATTCAAATCAACCCGGGCTGACTGCATCCGAAGAGATGCTCGCCAGAACCTTCGACACATGGCGTAAGGAATTTCGAGGGATTCTGGAAAACCACCGCCGTGAAATTCAGGACCGGCTGGAAAAGATCGAACGGGAAATAGAAAAGAAATCCGACAAGGAGAACGTCGAGGTGCTGGTTCGCGGCATCAATTCCGATCTGCACCGCCACGCCGAGGAGATTGACCGGCTTCACACCCGGGTCAGCAACAAGGTGGGTACGGAGACTATGTGGAAAATTGTCGGGCTGACACTGGGAATCGGCACCGCTGTCGGCGGGCTGATCGGCTATCTGATCAATCTAACCTTGAGGCTTAAACCATGAGCGGACCACAGGCACGTCTGGGAGATGTCAGCAGCCACGGCGGTGTGATCATCACATCGGCCGTTCGAACCATGGTAAACGGCATTCCGGTGGCTCGCATGGGCGACCTGCACGTCTGTCCCATCCCCGGACACGGCGTTACCCCCATTGTGACCGGAAGTATGACCACCATTACCGAAGGCAGCCCCAACGCCAGAATCGGCGACATTACTGCCTGCGGTGCGGTGATTGTGGCTGGCAGCCCGAACACCATAGACAACTGAGGAGCCTTGCATGCCGGAAGAATCAACCATACCGACACATCCATACTGGGACGTTTTCCCCAAGCTGGTACGCGTCTCGACCTCTGAATTTCCGCAGACCATCCCGCTGTCCATTCGGGGCTCTGTTGAATCGCCGGTGTTTGAATCGTCCAACAGTGATGTCGCCGAGGTGGATGAAGCGGGAAATGTGATCTGCGGTATGCAGCCCGGCGCTGCCCTTGTCATGGTCTGGCGCTCGGATGATCGCCTGAGTGTTCGTCATGTTCAGGTTGAAGTGTATGGCACGCCAATGGGTGGAGGAGAAATGCCCTCATGACTGAGCAACTCGGCATTCCGGCTTATTGGGAGATTTACCCTCAGAGTATCAGGCTCTCGCTATCCTATTTCGAGCAGCGCATCCCACTCTCTGTTCGCGGCAGTGGCTTGAACCCCCAGTTTGTATCATCCAATCCGGCCGTGGCCTATGTGGATGATGAGGGCTTTCTGGTCAGCGGAATGCAGATTGGCAACGCCATGATCATGGCATGGGATTCCGATGCCCGACAAAGCCTGCGCCATTTGAATGTCGAGGTTCGAGATCCGTCTTGGTTCGCCAATCATCCCGACTTCCTGCTCGATCTGGGCACCAGTGTACATCTTGTCGGCTCTGTCGTGGATGCCCTCAATGCCCGTCCGCTTGCAGGCGTTCTGGTAACCATACGGCGCAGTGAGGAAGGTCCGATTGTGGCGCAGCAGATCACCGATGCCTCCGGGCAGTATGAAATGGAGTTGTTCGAAGGACTCTATGTTTACGAGGCCAGCACGCCCAACTATATCGACGCCCATGGCCTGTTGAACGTTCTCGAATCCGGAAGCTCCGGTCAGAATATCGTGCTCTCTCCGGAACTCAACGGACAGGTGGCCCGCATCGTTTTGCAGTGGGGACTCAATCCCCGGGATCTCGATTCTCATCTGCGCGGTCCACGCCCGGGTGGCGGCACCTTTCATGTCTACTACTCGACGGATTATGTGCAGGATTGCGGCGAGCTGGATGTGGATGACACTTCATCTTACGGGCCGGAAACCATCACCATGCACCGGCTGGTGGCCGGAACCTATCGATATAGTGTTCACGACTACACCAACCGGAACTCGAGCACCAGCACGGGGCTGGCCGGATCAGGCGCGACCGTGAAAGTGTTTTATTACGACGGCCGGGAATACACCTTCAATGTGCCCAATCAGCCCGGCACCGTCTGGAATGTATTTGAAATCAACGGAACCACCGGAGCGATCACCGCCCTCAACCAGATGGAGTTTGAGTCGAATCCGGGCAACGTAGGAATTTAGGAGAACGCTCATGATATCCATAGAAGAACCTCAGGCCGGAGCCGTGGTCGAACAGACCGATTCCGGGGAAAACCATTTCATTCTCAAAGACATGGCGCTGCAGCTTGCGGGTATCAAAGCCGAAATTGCTGGCATGAAGACCATAATCGAAGCCTCTCACAATGCATCGGAAGCATTGAAACAGCAGGCACAGGAGGTGCTGGAAGCACACATTCAGAACACACAGGATTATATGGATCAGGTCACGACCGAGCCGCCGCCGGATTTCTATCCCTTTGTGTCTCTACCCGAAGGAAGTCAGGTGAAAGACCTGCCGGACGGCAATCGCCTGTTTACCCTGTCTGACGGCATGATTCTCAAGACCAACGATGATCACACCATTTCGGTCATTGTCGATGGCGAACCGCATGTCGTTACTCCGGGACCCGCAACCTCCGTTGAAGTCAGTCCCGGCCGTATCTACGAATTGGTGCCTGAATGGATCGAAACCACAGTGGAACAGGCCGGAATCGAGGGACTCCCGCTCTCGGCCCAAGTAGATCAATTGACCGACCATCGTTTCAGCATCGAGCTTGCCCCATACAGGTTGCTGCTCGACCAGCAGTTGAAAACGCTGTCTGTCATCAATCCCTCCGGCAGCATCGATATCCTCGGAATTGCCCGCATCGAAGGTGTCGCTGAAACCATCACCGTCCGCATTCTGGCCGATGGAGCCAAAGGTTTCTCCTGTGAAGAAAGTGGTCACGGCGGCCTGATCGAAAGCGGCGGTACCATTCATCTCTCCATGAAAAACGGCACCAGTCTGGTTGCCCGCTTTCCGGATGAAGGCACTGAGACAAATGGCGGCTCCACCGGCTGTCAGGGACTCTGCAACCTTGAATGTGAGGAGCGTGATCTATGAACTACGATTTTCTCGGTACAGGGCTGAAATTCCCTTTGAACTTTAAGTCCATATCTGGCGGAGCCGAAGTATCCACATCGACCTCCCGGGAACATGAACATATCCGTGAAAGCATCATTCAGATCCTTGGGACCCGTCCCGGAGAACGTTTCATGAACCCGGAATTCGGCTCAAAGCTGAAAGACCTTGTGTTCGAACAAAACGATGAAGTGCTCAAAGGGCTCATCCGCCATCATGTCATCGATGCGATCCGCCGCTGGGAAAAGCGGGTGGTCATCACGGATGTGTCCTTCGACGATTCCGCCCGCAACAAGGATCTCAACCAACTGCCCGTCATCATTTCCTATCGGGTCATCCAGACTCAGGTCGAAGGAAACCTCGTTTACCCGTTCTTCCGGGAACTTCCTTAGACCTCCGACACTTCCAGACTGCTTCCGGTAAGTAATCGGCGTGTGCGGAGTTTATCGCTCCGCTTGAAAAACGTCGAACGAACCGGAGGCACAATGGGCCGCGCAAGTATTGAATACATCAACAAGGATTATGAATCGATCCGGCAGGAACTGCTGGCCAAAGTGCCGCAGCTGACAGACCGCTGGACAGATTTCAATCACTCCGACCTTGGGGTGGTTCTGCTGGAACTGTTCTGTGGTGTCGGTGACATGCTGGCCTATTATCTGGACGCGCAGGCCGCCGAGGCATTTCTGCCCACGGCCCGCCAGCGTCAGAACGTAATCAATCTCTGCAAGCTCATCGGCTATCAGCTGGATACGCCGGTCTCTTCCACGACCACCATCCGTTTTTCACTGGCTGCTCCGCTTGATTTTGATCTGCCGATTCCGTCTGGAACTCAATGCCGGGCGCTGCTCGAAGATGGCAAGGCCGACTTTGAAACCGTGGATGATGCCTTCATTCCCCGTGGTGAACTCTCCGTCGATATTCACACCCGTCAGGGTATCCGTAAATCCGATGAGCTGGAAGCGACCGGAAAGCCGTGGCAGCGGTTTCATCTGAGCGGTGTATCCATAGCACAGGCGACCATTCGTGTTCTTATCGATGACGATACCTGGAGTGAGGTTCGCCATTTTCAGGAAAGCGATGGCGACAGTCTTCACTTCATGGCCGACACGGATGCATTGGACATTACCTCAATCCTCTTTGGTGACGGCCAATCCGGAGCGGTTCCCGCTGCCGGGAAAGGCATTTCAGTGAGTTGGCTCGAAAGCCTCGGAGCCAAGGGAAACATCGGACCGGGCCGTATTACACAGCTTCTTTCAGCCGTCTATCACGACGGTGCCCAGATCCCGCTGACCATCTCCAATCCGGTGGCTGCTACAGGCGGCACATCCCGGGAGACCATTCAACATGCCCGTAATCAGGCTCCAGCCGAACTGCGCAGTCTCTGGAAGGCGGTAACCCTTCAGGACTACAAGGCGCTTGCCGAGGGCTATCCCGGTGTCGCCAAGGCCAAGGTGCTCGATACCAACGACTGCCAGAACATCCGTTATTACAACGTCCATCTGGCCATCGCGCCCAATGGCGGCGGCATGCCGTCGGGGCTGCTCAAGCGTGATCTGGCTGACTATCTGGAACGTCGCAAGGTGATCACCGTCGAGGTGAAGCTGTTTGACCCGGTCTACCGGCCCATTCATATCAATTGTGAGGTCTATGCATGGCCGGGCGAGGCTCTGGAAAACGTGCGCAGCCGGATCGAATCGGCTCTGGCGGATTTCTTCGCCTTCGATCAGGTGAACTTCGGCCAGACCATCCATTCATCCGATCTCATTGCCCTGATCGATGGTGTTCGGGGAGTCAGTCATATTCATCTCTATACGCCCCAATTGGACGTGGAACTCGGGCGCGGTGAAATACCGGTTCTCGGCTCGGTCAACCTCGATATGCGGAGGGCTGAATAGTGGCGGACTGGTTCCAGAACAACCTCATCGATCTGCTGCCGCCGTTGTATGAGCACAAGGATGAAAGCGGCGATCTTCGCTCCTTGCTTTCACTCCCGGCAGGCACGCTCGACGAGATCAAGGAAGCCATCGACAGGTTCCCCGACATATTTGATGTGGAGCGCTGTGACGAGCGGTTTCTTCCCTTGCTCGCATATCTGGTGGGTCACCGCTATGACGGCACAGACACGCCGGAAAACCAGCGTCGTCTGATTCGTGAGGCGGTCGAAATATACCGGCGCAAAGGAACCATCCCGGCCATCGGGCGCAGTCTTACATCGATTGGCTGGGATGGCCAGATTGAAGAAACCTTCCGCAGTGCTCTCCGTCTGAACTCCCGCTCCCGATTGAGCTCGGCAAAACTCCCCGGCAATGTGTTCAGCCTCGGAGTCTATCGGGTTCACAGTCTCAACCTGGCTGAAGGTGTACGGGATGCATTGTCTTTCCATCACCCGGCTGGCACTCGTGCGTTTTTCCTGCAGTGGCTGGCCACTTTTCTGGAGATCGGGTCCGATCTGGAATTTCAGAACGCCGCCCATGTCCGCAGTGTGGTTCTGGCATTTCTCGATGAAACCTTCGTGCTGGGAAGAAGCCGTCTCGGCTCCTGCCGCCATCTGACCAATAAGCAGCGGATATACGATTACCTTCAGCTGACCAGCACCGTGGAGATGGTTCCTGAAATCGACCGGGCCGCCAACAAGGTCTCCCGTTTTCATGGCCGTCAAAACAGGATGCGCCTCAATCACAGGCCGCTCAACGAAAGACGGCTGGTGAACACCTCCATCCGCGAGGACAGGCTGTCCTTCTGTAATCCGATTTATACCGGCCGGGACTATCTCACCGATATTGTCGAATCCGGTTTCAACCTCTCGGCCGACCATATCAATCGCCGCAAACTGTCCTTTGCCGATGCGGAAACCCTTTACTGCTTCCGGCAGAAAGACCTCTTTTCAATTCTGCAGGCAGAGGCTTCGGAAGCCCTGCAGAACAGACAGACCTTCGGCTTAAACATCGAAGCGAGAAATCGGCAATGTTTCCAGCTGGGCCGCTCACCGCTCAACGGGGATGTGGTCATCAATGCCATTCAGGGTGGACACAGCAGTGCGCTGCTGGTTGCCACCGCCGGATGCAAAGCCCGGGTCACCGAAGCATCAGACCTCATCAACCGCTGGCGTCGGAGAGGGCCTGTATTCAAGCTCAACGCGAATGTCCTCAACAACCGGACTTTGACTAATGCGAACCTCACCGGAGAACGGGCATCGCTTGAAGTCTATGTGGATACAGGTTCTCTCCAACGCCCACGGATTGTGCCTTTGAGCCTCAACCAACGCGCCCTCAACACGACCTCTTTACGCCTCTCCGTGGATCGGACCCGACCGCTCCGCATCGGACGGATGAAACTCAATCAGGCGGGTTTCCGGTTCACCGAGCCGTCCTACCGATGGCTGTTCCGTCAGCAGGATTTCAGCGAGGCGCAGGAAGCCGCTACAGAGAGCGCCGTGAACAAATATCAAGTAACCCAATGGCCTGTTTAAGGAGAGATTATGGCAATTCACTTATACCTCGATGAACAGTTGACCCAGCAGATTTCGGAAGGCGACTTCAGCAATCCGGATGCGGACAACTACAACGGCACGGATGGAGAAATCAAAGACCGGAAGATTTTCGTGGCCAATGAACAGACCACGCTCGCCGCACCGATCGATGACATCCAGACCGACATAGAACTGACTGAACCCCGCTTTGCCGATGCGGAATACATCGTGATCGGCACCGAGCAGATGCAGATCCTTTCCGGCGGCGGAACTGCAAATCTGACCGTAAGACGCGCCGTGGCCAACACCGTGGCAGCATCTTACGCGGCCGATGAGCCGGTCTATTCCGGATACGACTATACAGGGCTGGTGGTGGACCCGATCGACGAGTTCGAAACCGATGAATCGGTCTGGTACAAGCTCGCGCTCACGCAGGCCGAACTCGATACCGCCACTCAAAGCGCTCCGCTCAACCTCGGAGCCAAGGCCCACAATCAGACCATCTCTTTCTGGCGTCGCTGCACGGTGCTTTCGGGCACACCCGTTCAGAACAAGATCGACATCAAGCTGCGCCTCACCGGAACAGAGAACCCCGTTTTATAAGGAGTGAATCATGGCTTATCAAAGTATTCAGGGAACCGCCAGCGGCCGATTGGACCTGCTGAACAAGATTAAAGATTTTCTGGTCACCACCGTTGGCTGGACACTGCATGACGACCAGTCCGCCGATGCCCGGCCATACTATGTATTCAAATCAACCGGGGAATCCGGTGCGGAAGATATCTATCTGCGTTTCCAGATCGGACAGAGCTCCGGCCGCCTTGAAGTGGCCGCCTTCCAATACTGGGACAACACCACCCAGACCGGTGCAGGCGAAGCGTTCTACAGTTCGTACACCTATCTTCGGGCTGAGGACACCGCCGATTTTATTTACTGGCTGTATGCCGACCTCGACCATGTATTCATCGTCAGCAAGATTGTCTCGACCTACTACGGCCATTACAGCGGTTCCATCAAACGGTTCTGGTCTTCGGCGGTTGCCATCACTCAAGCAGCGATTGTCAACGGCAGTGCCGTGGTGGCGCAGGTCAACGATGCATCGATCTTCACACCCGATCAGCATTACATCATCAAAGACGACGCCAATATCGAGCGGGTCAAAATTACCGCCATCGATTCGGTTGCCACGCCCAATACCGTGACCATCGAAACGCTCGTCAGCGATTATGCGGCCGGAGCCAAAATCGGCGAGGACCCGCAGCCGGTCATCACCGGTTACTACAACATGCCAAGCACCTTTTACGCCGTGAACAAGTTCGACGGCTGGACTTCTGCCAGTGGACAGCGCGGCCGTTGCGGTGCTGCCCATGGCAACCTGCAAAGCGATACCGACCCGGAACGCCGCTACGACACCACCATTCTTTTCCCATGGATAGTCAGCATGAACGGCGCTGACAGCTATCAGGAGCTGCGCGGGGAACTCATCGAAATCTATGCCACCGGCGGAGCCAACGTGGCCTCCGAGGATACCGTCGAAATCGGCTCGGATTCCTATCGGGTATTCAACCTCTCCGGCGGCGGCTGGTGTGCGATTAAGGAGTAAGGCTCATGGCTGTTGTTAAAGGACAAATCAAAACCACAACCCAAGTGAAAGGTCGGCGTGTTCCGCAACCGCTGGCCAATCTCAACAAGGGAATGGCTTTCAAAATGACCGGGAGGATTCGCCGTGGCCGTGCATAAGGGAGCCATCATTCGACCTGCCGTTATCCGGGGCATTCGCAGACCCGAATTTCAGGTCAATCTGCCGCCTGTGCAGGGAGCCTATTTCGACCTGTTCGGACCCCGGGATCAAAGACGCACCGTTGTGATTCACGCGGATGCCTCTGTCAGGGCTTCAAACCAGCGCTCAACGGTGGCTGACAATCAGGTCATTGTGGCGGGCCGTATCGAGCGGTCATCCGATACCTGGCTGATCATTCCACAGGCATTTGAACAGCTGGCTTTTACCGCCGTTCGGGTGACGCATCCCCGACAGGCAATGCTGGATACATCGCTCACGATCAGCGGTTCCCGGGCATTGATTGCCGATACCGCCCAGCATCTGGAGCAGCAGTTTGGCC includes:
- a CDS encoding baseplate assembly protein V — its product is DKLEHQSNPHDNLEHQKYHGHPEYYCPRFRVLMKTETGHTILADDRDGDELMRLIDRAGQILTMEAKVKPEMQSGNALRRGTKDAEKGDQLDIASQIVGSKARVQLTDLCRQQVLLEAWQDKEKIHILSCDKGRSRWQKILIDTTKGREKVHIWGLNGTQEILIDSTKGAEQIRLTDKAGQVVRMNAAPGTESISATDKAGSLIFMDGVVGNIIIKSTNQVLINT
- a CDS encoding phage tail protein; the protein is MADWFQNNLIDLLPPLYEHKDESGDLRSLLSLPAGTLDEIKEAIDRFPDIFDVERCDERFLPLLAYLVGHRYDGTDTPENQRRLIREAVEIYRRKGTIPAIGRSLTSIGWDGQIEETFRSALRLNSRSRLSSAKLPGNVFSLGVYRVHSLNLAEGVRDALSFHHPAGTRAFFLQWLATFLEIGSDLEFQNAAHVRSVVLAFLDETFVLGRSRLGSCRHLTNKQRIYDYLQLTSTVEMVPEIDRAANKVSRFHGRQNRMRLNHRPLNERRLVNTSIREDRLSFCNPIYTGRDYLTDIVESGFNLSADHINRRKLSFADAETLYCFRQKDLFSILQAEASEALQNRQTFGLNIEARNRQCFQLGRSPLNGDVVINAIQGGHSSALLVATAGCKARVTEASDLINRWRRRGPVFKLNANVLNNRTLTNANLTGERASLEVYVDTGSLQRPRIVPLSLNQRALNTTSLRLSVDRTRPLRIGRMKLNQAGFRFTEPSYRWLFRQQDFSEAQEAATESAVNKYQVTQWPV
- a CDS encoding baseplate J/gp47 family protein; amino-acid sequence: MGRASIEYINKDYESIRQELLAKVPQLTDRWTDFNHSDLGVVLLELFCGVGDMLAYYLDAQAAEAFLPTARQRQNVINLCKLIGYQLDTPVSSTTTIRFSLAAPLDFDLPIPSGTQCRALLEDGKADFETVDDAFIPRGELSVDIHTRQGIRKSDELEATGKPWQRFHLSGVSIAQATIRVLIDDDTWSEVRHFQESDGDSLHFMADTDALDITSILFGDGQSGAVPAAGKGISVSWLESLGAKGNIGPGRITQLLSAVYHDGAQIPLTISNPVAATGGTSRETIQHARNQAPAELRSLWKAVTLQDYKALAEGYPGVAKAKVLDTNDCQNIRYYNVHLAIAPNGGGMPSGLLKRDLADYLERRKVITVEVKLFDPVYRPIHINCEVYAWPGEALENVRSRIESALADFFAFDQVNFGQTIHSSDLIALIDGVRGVSHIHLYTPQLDVELGRGEIPVLGSVNLDMRRAE
- a CDS encoding PAAR domain-containing protein; the protein is MSGPQARLGDVSSHGGVIITSAVRTMVNGIPVARMGDLHVCPIPGHGVTPIVTGSMTTITEGSPNARIGDITACGAVIVAGSPNTIDN
- a CDS encoding GPW/gp25 family protein codes for the protein MNYDFLGTGLKFPLNFKSISGGAEVSTSTSREHEHIRESIIQILGTRPGERFMNPEFGSKLKDLVFEQNDEVLKGLIRHHVIDAIRRWEKRVVITDVSFDDSARNKDLNQLPVIISYRVIQTQVEGNLVYPFFRELP